The Methylacidimicrobium sp. B4 genome contains a region encoding:
- the rnhC gene encoding ribonuclease HIII — MVPLLTRTLLRSKDFFSLGGSGSDDPPPSPSRPSVFSFSLLPGQIAELGERLREKGFEIRTLEHGFFDARGPLVIVRAYRSGKVLVQGKGASDFVEMFLEPEILGEARIGYEEAREPEADDPHAGSDECGKGDFFGPLVVAAAYVDPEIAPVLRRLGVRDSKEIKSDARAVRLGEEIAKAVRGRCAVVVLSPAKYNELYERFSNLNRLLAWAHAAALAEVARKVPSCPRALVDQFARASVLDQAIGRQGLSLRVEQKPRAESDIAVAAASLLARAEFLRRLALLGKEAGRTLPKGASAQVLAAAREIVRLEGADRLRRLAKVHFRTFAQAAASGSSPERTRIS, encoded by the coding sequence GTGGTTCCCCTTCTGACGCGGACGCTCCTCCGATCCAAGGACTTTTTCTCGTTGGGGGGCTCCGGATCGGACGATCCGCCTCCGTCCCCTTCGCGGCCGTCTGTATTTTCGTTCTCGCTTCTGCCCGGGCAGATCGCGGAGCTGGGGGAGCGCCTGCGGGAGAAGGGATTCGAGATCCGGACCCTCGAGCACGGGTTCTTCGACGCGCGCGGGCCATTGGTGATCGTCCGCGCCTACCGGAGCGGGAAGGTCCTCGTCCAAGGGAAAGGGGCTAGCGATTTCGTCGAGATGTTCCTGGAACCGGAAATCCTGGGCGAGGCGCGGATCGGATACGAGGAGGCCCGGGAGCCCGAGGCCGACGATCCTCATGCCGGCTCGGACGAATGCGGGAAGGGAGACTTCTTTGGACCGCTGGTCGTCGCGGCGGCGTACGTGGATCCCGAGATCGCCCCGGTTCTCCGCCGCCTCGGGGTGCGGGATAGCAAGGAAATCAAGAGCGATGCACGAGCTGTCCGCTTGGGCGAAGAGATCGCCAAAGCGGTGCGCGGACGGTGTGCCGTGGTGGTCCTTAGCCCGGCCAAGTACAACGAGCTCTACGAGCGTTTCAGCAACCTCAATCGGCTGCTTGCCTGGGCTCATGCGGCCGCCCTCGCCGAGGTCGCCCGCAAGGTCCCCTCCTGTCCGCGAGCCCTGGTCGATCAATTTGCCCGGGCATCCGTCCTCGATCAGGCGATCGGGCGGCAAGGGCTTTCCCTCCGCGTGGAACAGAAGCCCCGAGCGGAATCCGATATTGCGGTGGCCGCCGCCTCCCTTCTGGCTCGAGCAGAGTTTCTTCGCCGGCTTGCGCTTCTCGGAAAGGAGGCGGGGAGGACTCTCCCCAAGGGGGCTTCAGCACAGGTGCTGGCGGCAGCGCGCGAGATCGTGCGCCTCGAGGGAGCCGACCGGCTCCGCCGCTTGGCCAAGGTCCATTTCCGGACCTTCGCCCAAGCGGCGGCGAGCGGCTCTTCACCGGAACGGACCAGGATCTCGTGA
- a CDS encoding A/G-specific adenine glycosylase: MRIERKFRQELRRRLLSWYREEAADLPWRRRPDPYAVLVSEVMLQQTRVATVVAYYERWMAHFPDFFALAQASEEEVLRLWEGLGYYARARNLHRIARLLAAEHQGRLPSRTEDLERLPGIGRYTAGAVASLAFGQRTPLVDGNVRRLFHRLFALPEETGTNQLWEIAEALLPTARDCAAFNSALMEMGRTVCMPRKACCQRCPVGELCRSRGGVIASRRKSAPARCEECAALIVRDGLTWLVPSRQVRYRGLWRLPELDSDRMRNLGEAARLSYAITRYRVCLTLFRADWQEREHGEGKWVAPEELARLPLPAPHRRALAIACAGTPPPFQREEQASPGTGCSSGGHELPSHK, from the coding sequence ATGAGGATCGAGAGGAAATTTCGCCAAGAGTTGCGCCGGCGCCTGCTTTCCTGGTATCGCGAGGAAGCCGCGGATCTTCCGTGGCGGCGGAGGCCCGATCCCTACGCGGTTCTGGTCTCCGAGGTCATGCTGCAGCAGACGCGCGTGGCGACGGTCGTCGCCTACTACGAGCGCTGGATGGCGCATTTCCCGGACTTCTTCGCCTTGGCGCAGGCTTCGGAAGAGGAGGTGCTCCGCTTGTGGGAGGGACTCGGCTACTACGCCCGCGCGCGAAACCTCCACCGGATCGCTCGGCTGCTGGCGGCCGAACACCAAGGCAGGCTGCCGTCGCGGACGGAGGATCTCGAGCGCCTGCCGGGGATTGGACGCTACACCGCGGGAGCCGTTGCCAGCCTCGCCTTCGGGCAGCGGACCCCCCTGGTCGACGGGAATGTCCGTCGCCTCTTCCACCGGCTCTTTGCTCTTCCGGAGGAGACGGGTACCAATCAGCTATGGGAGATCGCCGAGGCCCTCTTGCCAACCGCCCGGGATTGCGCGGCCTTCAATTCGGCGCTGATGGAGATGGGCCGCACGGTCTGCATGCCACGAAAAGCCTGCTGCCAGCGCTGCCCGGTGGGCGAGCTCTGCCGGAGCCGAGGAGGGGTGATCGCCTCCCGACGCAAGAGCGCCCCGGCCCGTTGCGAGGAGTGCGCCGCGCTGATCGTCCGGGACGGCCTGACCTGGCTTGTGCCTTCGCGACAAGTGCGGTACCGCGGCCTGTGGCGGCTTCCGGAGCTCGATTCGGACCGGATGAGAAATCTCGGGGAAGCCGCCCGCCTCTCCTACGCCATCACCCGATACCGCGTATGCCTGACCCTGTTCCGGGCCGATTGGCAGGAAAGGGAGCACGGAGAGGGGAAGTGGGTCGCTCCAGAGGAGTTAGCACGCCTTCCCCTTCCCGCCCCCCATCGACGAGCCCTGGCGATCGCCTGCGCCGGGACTCCGCCTCCGTTCCAGCGAGAGGAGCAAGCGAGTCCGGGAACCGGTTGCTCTTCTGGCGGCCATGAGCTACCCTCTCACAAATGA
- a CDS encoding 3-deoxy-7-phosphoheptulonate synthase, producing the protein MLPIQDLRVRSVERLVSPRALKESLPLTEAANQTVYQSRSTLQRIFSGEDQRFLVIVGPCSIHDPVSALEYAQRLRLLQEDLQGEIFLVMRAYFEKPRTTLGWKGLINDPFLDGSCNIQEGVRLARQLLLQINEMGLPTASEFLDAITPQYIDDLVSWAAIGARTTESQLHREMASGLSMPVGFKNGTDGSLQIAVDALGAALQPHSFVGIDQEGFTSVIRTSGNPWGHVVLRGGHKRSNYDPESIQEACIRLLKAGLPQRVVVDCSHANSAKRPAVQETVLASILDQRLRGTAAIIGAMLESSLYEGSQKIPEDLAQLRYGISVTDPCMGWEATEKVLRQSSRRIQEAFSAGA; encoded by the coding sequence ATGTTGCCGATCCAGGACCTCCGCGTCCGCTCCGTGGAACGCTTGGTCTCGCCCCGCGCCCTCAAGGAAAGCCTTCCACTGACCGAGGCCGCGAACCAGACCGTATATCAGAGCCGCAGTACCCTCCAGCGCATTTTCTCCGGGGAGGACCAGCGCTTTCTGGTGATCGTAGGACCTTGCTCGATCCACGATCCGGTGTCCGCTTTGGAGTACGCCCAACGTCTCCGACTGCTCCAGGAGGATCTGCAGGGCGAGATCTTCCTGGTCATGCGCGCCTACTTCGAGAAGCCAAGAACCACGCTCGGCTGGAAGGGCCTCATCAACGACCCCTTCCTCGATGGCTCGTGCAACATCCAGGAAGGAGTGCGGCTGGCCAGGCAGCTCCTTCTCCAGATCAACGAAATGGGGCTTCCCACTGCCAGCGAGTTCCTCGACGCGATCACGCCCCAATATATCGACGACCTGGTCAGCTGGGCCGCGATCGGAGCGCGAACCACCGAATCGCAGCTTCATCGGGAGATGGCGAGCGGACTCTCGATGCCGGTCGGCTTCAAGAATGGCACCGACGGGTCGCTGCAGATCGCCGTCGACGCACTCGGCGCGGCACTCCAGCCGCACAGCTTCGTCGGAATCGATCAGGAAGGCTTCACGAGCGTGATCCGGACCTCGGGGAACCCGTGGGGACACGTGGTTCTGCGGGGTGGGCACAAGCGGAGCAACTACGACCCGGAAAGCATTCAGGAAGCGTGCATTCGGCTGCTCAAGGCGGGGTTGCCCCAACGCGTCGTGGTCGACTGCAGCCACGCGAACTCGGCGAAACGTCCGGCGGTCCAGGAAACCGTGTTGGCGAGCATCCTCGATCAGCGGCTGCGCGGGACGGCCGCCATCATCGGGGCGATGCTCGAAAGCTCCCTCTACGAAGGGAGCCAGAAGATTCCCGAAGATCTCGCACAGCTCCGCTATGGGATCTCCGTGACCGATCCCTGCATGGGATGGGAGGCGACGGAAAAGGTGCTGCGCCAGAGCAGCCGGAGAATCCAAGAAGCGTTTTCTGCCGGTGCCTGA
- a CDS encoding tetratricopeptide repeat protein, protein MRIPLARPWTGRCFFLALVIVLGSALPSGQGATGTVGPPHGGEGTAPAGWRRLVRAAEGGSAEAQYRLGAAYLEGQGVEPDAKKAVQWYTKAARKGWAPAQATLGLLYTVGQGVDRDYHRALEWSRRAAEQGDPLGEWSLGVLYAHGLGVEQNYEQAARWYRKAAAAGQAEAEHSLGRIYAKGRGVPADPVAAASWYRKAAEQGYAPSQFRLGLAYVQGEGVPQDYAQGAAWLEKAAGAGDPFAQSDLAVLYAEGKGVRQDLAQAVSWWEKAAAQGELKAEDNLGNACETGKGALQDAKRAAEWYRKAADHGYPLAARHLARLYEEGKGVPRDPGEAALWYRKAAEMGDVVAERELGHLYRSGEGVAPNREEAEAWLEKAAAQGDPEAQEELSLLEKAAKPAAR, encoded by the coding sequence ATGAGGATCCCCTTGGCGCGTCCTTGGACCGGTCGGTGCTTTTTCCTCGCCTTGGTCATCGTGCTTGGGTCCGCTCTCCCGAGCGGCCAGGGGGCGACGGGAACCGTCGGGCCGCCGCACGGGGGCGAAGGAACCGCTCCCGCCGGCTGGCGGAGGCTTGTGCGCGCGGCGGAGGGCGGAAGCGCGGAGGCGCAATACCGGTTGGGTGCCGCATATCTGGAAGGGCAGGGGGTCGAGCCCGATGCGAAGAAGGCCGTCCAATGGTACACGAAGGCCGCTCGGAAGGGATGGGCGCCCGCCCAGGCCACCCTTGGCCTGCTCTACACGGTCGGTCAAGGCGTGGATCGGGATTACCACCGGGCCTTGGAGTGGAGCCGCCGGGCCGCCGAGCAAGGTGATCCCTTGGGGGAATGGAGCCTGGGCGTTCTGTATGCGCACGGGCTCGGGGTCGAGCAGAACTACGAGCAGGCCGCCCGTTGGTATCGGAAAGCCGCGGCAGCGGGACAGGCAGAGGCGGAGCACAGCCTGGGACGGATCTACGCCAAGGGGCGGGGAGTCCCAGCCGATCCGGTTGCGGCTGCGTCTTGGTATCGGAAGGCGGCCGAGCAGGGGTATGCCCCCTCCCAATTCCGACTCGGCCTCGCCTACGTCCAAGGGGAGGGAGTTCCTCAGGATTACGCGCAGGGAGCCGCCTGGCTCGAGAAAGCCGCCGGGGCCGGGGATCCCTTCGCGCAGTCGGATCTGGCGGTGCTCTATGCCGAGGGCAAGGGAGTCCGCCAGGACCTCGCGCAGGCCGTATCCTGGTGGGAAAAGGCGGCCGCGCAGGGAGAGCTCAAGGCTGAGGATAACCTGGGGAACGCTTGCGAAACCGGCAAAGGAGCCCTGCAGGATGCCAAGCGAGCGGCAGAATGGTACCGCAAGGCCGCCGACCATGGCTATCCGTTAGCCGCTCGCCACTTGGCGCGCCTCTACGAAGAGGGGAAGGGAGTCCCGAGAGACCCGGGGGAAGCAGCCCTCTGGTATCGGAAGGCAGCGGAAATGGGAGACGTCGTGGCCGAACGCGAGCTCGGCCATCTCTATCGCTCCGGGGAAGGGGTGGCTCCCAACCGGGAAGAGGCCGAAGCTTGGCTCGAAAAAGCGGCCGCGCAGGGAGATCCGGAGGCCCAGGAGGAGCTCTCTCTCCTGGAAAAGGCCGCCAAGCCTGCCGCGCGCTGA